Genomic window (Leptotrichia sp. oral taxon 212):
TTCTAATCTCTCTAGCAGTTCTTCAGTTTTCCATCCAGGATATCCGCAGAAAATCATTTGAGGTAAGTCTTCAGCCATTTTCATTAATTCCAGATATGCCTGGTATAATATATCATGATTTTTTCTAGCTTCTATAGACCCAACTGCCATAATGTAAGATTTATCAATATTATACTTTTCAAATACTTTTTCTCTTAATTTTTTATCATCTAAATTCAATTTTACTGTAACATCACTTCCAAATTTTACCGGTATCCCTTCTCTTTCTGGAAGACTGTTGTCCTTAGCATATTTTAATCCATCTAACATAGCTGTTTTTCCACCATAAAATACTGCATTACTAAGTTTGTAAGTTCTATCTAAAAATACTTTGTAAAATATCTTAGTTTCTTCCTTATGTGTTTGCGGAACAATAGTTGGAGTAAAATCATAAATCAATTGGAAAAATTTAAATTGATTTTTCTTTTTAGATTCTTCTATTACATCATAAATATGTTCATTATATCCTACTCCTACTGAAAAAAATATGTCATTTTTCTTAAATGGAAGTAAATAGTTTGTTTTTTTTATTATTTGTATTCCTTTTTTTCTTTTATTTTATCTATATGCTTTACCATCATTTTTTGAATTTTTGAAGGAAATAGACTAACCATCAGCCATATTGCTTCTCCGAATTTTTCGTTTCGTGATAACATTTTTTTCTTTTCATAAATTGCTGACGATTTTTGAGTTGTTAACCATTTAATTTGATGACTCAACTCCTTAAAACCTTCTTCTATAGATTTACTCGAAAATAATTGATTTATTGAGTATTTATCTAAAATTATGTACTTATCATCCAATAGTACAATGTACTCTATATTATTTATTTCACTGATTAAATTTTTAGCTAATTGTAACTGCGTTCTTAATATCCCGCTTACATTAGATTTTGAAAAAATTGAATGCCATATTAAAGTCAAGTCATAATAAATTTTTCCATTATATTTTAAATTTTCATCAGCTATTTGCAATAAATATTCATTTACTTTTTGACCGCAATCTTTCCAAGTTATTGATTTCCAATTTTTTTCTATTTTTTCAGAATAGGATTTTAATATCTCATTATTCTCATTATAATACAATATTTTATTCATCCACTCTACTGAATCCATTGTTTCAACATAATCTGACAATTCACCTGCTATTTCTCTTAGAGGTGCAACATCTGAACATAAACAAAATTTACCATAACTTAAAGACTCAGGTAATGTCAGGCTCCATCCTTCATAAACAGTTGGTAATATAGTAAATTTACAATTTCTATAGATAACATCTAATTCTTCATCTGAAGGTGTTATTAATGTTATTTTTTTAGATAGCTCTGTATCATTTTCTATAAACTCTCCTGTCAGTCCAGTTGGATGACCTCCAACAATTACCAGTTGCGGTATTTTTTCTTCAGGCAATGATTGTAACATTAGTTTGTACGCCCTATATATTGTCATATAATTTTTTTTCGGATCTATTGAACCTACTGCTAAAATATAATCATTCGATATACTATATTTCTTTAAAACATCTTCTTTTGAACAACTACCAGTACTTCTTATTATGTTAGAACCAAATTTTACAGGAAAACCTTTTTTTATTGGTAATTTATTTTCCTTAAAAAACTCTTCCGCATCTTTTTTAGCAGTTTCTCCACCATAAAAAATATAATCACAGTTTGTGGAAATCCATGTCAGATATTTTGAAAAGATTTTTTGACCATCATAAAGATGTTTTAAGCCTTTTTTTACTAATACTAAATCATAAACTAAATAAATTAATTTTATATTCTGCAATGATGATTTTAATCTTGAATATTGATATTCTTTATTACTTGTATACCAGCCACAAGAAAAAATTATATCATTTTCTTTAAAAGGATGGATAAATTCACAACTTTCTTTTTTATTAGATAAACTATTACGAAATTCATTATTAAATTTTGAAATTATTTTTAATGGTATATAAATCGAATTCGTAATAACCATTGCTATCAGTTTTTTTATTCCATGCAACTTAGAATTCACCAGCTTTTTTAAAATTTTTACTCGTTCTATTCTAGCTGGTGAAGTATTTATTGCTTTTTTTAATCCTTCCGGTATTTTAAATTCATCATTTTTATTATTTCTATTAAAATGCTTAATATATGCATCTGATACACTGTCAGAATTCCATAACCATTCTAATTCTTCTGATTTTATTTCAGAAAATCCTATCTCTTCACTTACACAAAAACGAATTTCAGGATTTTTCTTTTTTAAGTTTTTAGCTATTTCTAATTCAGCTCTTACAATTCCAACGCATCCTCCTTTCCAGGTACGCATTGTATTTGTCAAATCCATCCAAACTGACACTTTATATACTCCTCCATTCCACCTTGATTAATTACCATGAAAAAACTAATAACTATTCAATTTTATTTCTTTTCCAACTAATTCTAAATCATTTTTAACCATTCTTTCAACTAATTCAGTAAATGGTATTTCTCTTTTCCATCCTAATGTCGCTTCAGCTTTTGCAGGATTTCCAATTAAGATATCAACTTCTGCAGGTCTAAAGAATTTAGGATTTACTCTTACTACTGTCTTTCCCGTTTTAGAATCTTTCCCTATTTCTTTTTCATCTTTTCCTTCCCAGATAATATCCATGTCCACATATTTAAATGCTCTTTCTACAAATTCTCTGACCGTTCTAGTTTCATTTGTCGCAACTACATAATCATCTGCCTTATTTTGCTGAAGCATGAGCCACATTGCTCTTACATAATCTTTTGCATGTCCCCAGTCTCTTTTTGCATCCAGATTTCCAAGTTCTAGTACATCCTGTACACCTAATTTTATTCTGGCTACTGCATCCGTTATCTTTCTAGTAACAAATTCTTTTCCTCTTCTTTCAGATTCATGGTTAAACAATATTCCTGAGCATGCATACATGTCATAACTCTCTCTGTAATTTTTTGTTATCCAGTGCCCGTAAAGTTTTGCTACCCCATATGGACTTCTAGGATAAAAAGGTGTATCTTCATTTTGAGGAATTGCCTGAACTAATCCAAACATTTCACTTGTAGATGCCTGATAAAATCGCGCTTCCGGTTTCACTGTTCTAATAGCCTCTAACATATTCAATGCACCAATACCATCAATATCAGCTGTTGCTCCTGGTTGTTCCCATGAAGTTCCGACAAATGACTGTGCTGCTAAATTATACACTTCATCCGCTTGAGAAATTTTCATCGCATTCACCAGCGAAACTAAGTCTGTCATATCCGCATATATAAATTTTATATCATTTTTTCTATGTTCAATATTCCCAAAAGTAGTCACACTTTTTCTTCTAATTAATCCGTATACTTCATATCCTTTTTCCAATAATAATTCTGCTAAATAAGAACCGTCCTGTCCTGTTATTCCTGTTATTAAAGCTCTTTTCATAAGATTTTATCCTCCTAAATTTATTTATTTTTATAATAATCTAACATTTTTAATAATATATCTTTTACACTTTGAGATTTTTTACCATTCATGAATTCTGATAATCTCGTTGTATCCCCTATCATTCTCCAAACTTCATTTTTTCTAACAAAATTTTTTGATATTTCAATTTCAGGTTTAAATGATGTCATTTCTTGGAGTAATTGCAATATCATTTCACCACTTGTTGGAATCCCTGAGCAGATATTAAGAATATCAAAATCTATTTTTTCTCTCAATACTAGTTCCATTATAACTTCTGCACAATATTCAACATCTACATAATCTCTAAAAGATGATATGTTTCCAACAGAAAGTTTTTCTTTCCTGTTAGCAAAATGTTCTACTAATTTAGGAATTAAAAAATTTTCACTTTGACCAACTCCTATTATATTAAATGGTCTTATTGTCACAATTTCTAAGTCATCTTTGTATCTTTTTCCTAGATATTCTGTAATCATTTTACTGTATGAATAATTATTAGCAGGATTATAAGGAAGATCTTCTTTGTATTTTTCTACTTTTTGATTTCCATAAACCCCTGCTGTACTTGCTAAAATTACTCTAGTTCCCTTGTCACAGTATTCTTGAGTTACTTCTAATAAATTCTCAGTTCCTTGTACGTTTACATTATAAATTTCCCCTACATTATCGTGAGTAACTAGTGCAATTGCTGCTAAATGTATGATGACATTTGGTTTATATCTTTTTATAATTTCCATTAATTTCTCTTTATCTAAAAGTGAAATTAATTCCTGTTTTTCTATACTGATATTAGGAATTTTTCTAGTATCAATAGCAAAAAAATCTATATCTTCATTTTTTAACATTTCTTTCAATACAAACTGTCCTATAAATCCTGATGCACCTGTTATTAAAACTCTTTTTTTTCTCATTTTCCACCTCTTTTTATCAGAAATTTAAAATCTACAGATACTCTGTTCTATTACATATTTTCAAATTATTAATTACTTCCTTCACTTCCTGCGTATTATCCTTATTACAAATTAAAATTGCATCTTCAGTGTCCACTATTATCATATCTTCTAATCCTATTGTAGCTATTAATTTATCTGATCCTTGAACTACAGTATTTTTTGTTTTTATACTTATAACATTTCCACTTATGACATTTCCATCCTGATTACTTTTCTTAATTCTTTCTAATGACAACCAGCTTCCAACATCATCCCATCCAAAGTTTCCTGGAACAACATATATATTCTTTGCTTTTTCCATTATTCCGTAATCTATAGATTCTGAAGGTAATTTCACAAACTCTTCCTTCAGTACTTCTTCATATTCATCAGTTCCTATTGATTTTTCAATTACTTTTAATCCCTTATAAATCTTGGGTAAATGCTCCTTGAAATTATTTAAAATTGTCGATGTTTTCCATACAAACATTCCACTATTCCATAAATATTGTCCTGAAGCTAAATATTCCTTTGCTTTTTCAATATTTGGCTTCTCTTCAAATTTCAGCACTTCATAGACATTTTTTATAGACGGTAGGGAATCTCCCCTTTTAAAATTAATATACCCATATCCTGTTTCAGGATAATTAGGTGTAATTCCTATTGTTGCCAGATTATCTCCATTTTCCACTACATCTAAAGCTGTCTTTAAAGTATCTGTAAATATCTCATTAAATTTTATCAAGTGATCCGCTGGTAAAACTATCATCTTTGAATCAGGATTTTTTTTAGCAATATGAATTGCTGCCAATCCAATACAAGGAGCTGTGTTTTTAGCTACAGGTTCTACAATTATATTTTCTTTAGGGATACTTGGTATATGGTCACTTACTAAACCTTTGTATAGTTCATTTGTAACAACATAAATATTTTCAAATTCAACTATATCTTTTAATCTTTCCACTGTATGCTGAATCATAGATTTTCCATCATCAGTTAAAGATAAAAATTGCTTTGGCATATTTACCCTGCTTTTAGGCCAGAATCTTTCTCCTTTTCCTCCTGCCATTATCACTACTGAAATCATTTTTTTCTCCTTATTTATTTTATTTTTTATTAACAATAATAAATATTTCTGATATTCATTCTTTTTTCTTTTTCTATTTTTTTCTCTATCTCTCTTTCGTGAATCCATCCTTTTTTATAGGCGATTTCTTCAAGACACGCAATATATAATCCTTGTCTTTTTTGAATAGCTTCAATGTAATTAGATGCTTCCAATAATGCTTCATGAGTTCCTGTATCAAACCAGATAATTCCTCTTCCTAAATTTTTTACATTCAATTTATTCTCGGAAAGATACATCTCATTGACAGTTGTTATTTCTATCTCTCCTCTTGCTGAAGGTTTGACATTTTTTGCTTTTTCAACAACTGTATTGTCATAGAAATATAATCCTGGTATTGCATAATTTGACTTTGGATTTTCAGGTTTTTCCTCCAGGGAGATAGCCTTTCCGTTTTCATCAAATTCAACTACTCCATAGGCTCTGGAATCTTTTACAGGATACCCGAATACTATTGCTCCATTTTCAAGTTTGGAAGCTTCTTCCACCAGCCCTGTAAATCCGCTTCCGTAAAATATATTATCCCCAAGTATAAGGGCTACATTGTCATCTCCTATAAATTCTTCCCCTATTATGAAAGCTTCTGCAAGACCATTCGGTTTTTTCTGAATCTTATATTCCAGTTTCAAACCCAGTTCACTACCATCTTTAAGCAATTCTTTAAAAATTGGCAAATCCCTTTCTGTTGAAATTATAAGTATTTCTCTTATATTTGCCAGCATAAGCACTGATAAAGGATAATAAATCATCGGTTTATCATACACAGGCAAAATCTGTTTTGATATCGATATTGTCAGTGGATAAAGTCTTGTCCCTTTTCCTCCTGCAAGAATAATTCCTTTCATTATTACTCCTTATTACTCTTTTTATAATTATTTTTAATATTTTAAAATTCTATTTTCCCTTACCAAAAATAACAATTTTGGCAGTCTTCATTATAGTCAGTACATCAAGTATCAAATCCTGATGTTTTAAATAGTACAAATCATATTCCAGTTTTCTTTTCGCATCCTCTACACTCTCACCATAAGGATACATAACCTGAGCCCATCCTGTAATTCCAGGTTTTATCATATGCCTAAGATTGTAATATGGTATTTTTTCCTTATATTCTTCAACGAGAAGATCCCATTCAGGTCGTGGACCGACAAAACTCATCGTTCCCTTCATAATACAGAAAAGCTGTGGTAATTCGTCTATTCTTGTTTTTCTCATAAACTTTCCAAATTTTGTTATTCTGTCATCGTTATCCAAAGTATATTTAGGATATTTTTTTTCATCATGAATTTTCATGCTTCTAAATTTATATATTTTAAATTTCTTACCATTTTCCCCTATACGGAGCTGCTTAAATATTACAGGTCCCTTAGATTCAATCTTGATTATTATTGCAGCTACTAATGCAATTGGACTTGTGAGCACCATCAGTATAATTGCAATTATCAAATCCAGACCTCTCTTTATATTCCTCTGACTTTCATTATTCAGTATATCAAAGCCATTTGACTCCAGTAACCATTCTTCATTAATTTGTTCAATATCTATTTTTTTCTGTATGCTCTCATTAAATTCCTTGTAGCTCAAAACTTTCAAACCATTTATTTTCAAATCAAACAGTCTTTTTAAATAATTTTTAAAAGAAGGATTTTTTATATCTTTGACTATTACCAATGTATTTATCTCTTTTTCTTCTATAATTTTTTCCATTTCATCATAATTACCTAGAAGATATTTTGTTGCTCTGCTTTTATTGTTGGAAATATATCCGACATAATTATAGTCCAGATCATTAATTAAATCTTCCTGAACATTATTCGCAATATGGTTTGAACCAAATATAAGGACGTTACTCTTTTTTACGTACTTTAAACATGCTATCCTTCTGAATATAGTCTGAAATAAAAAAATTATAAAGAAGATTATAAAGATATCCCAATCTTTTAAAAACAAAAATATCATAGCAGAAAAAATAAAATCTATTCCAAAATTTATAAATATATCTTTCAGTCTAAATCTTTCTGCATAAAAATCCAGTTGTCCAAAAATAAAATTTACAAATATAAAAATTATAAATAAAAAGTTTGTTAAATATCTTATTGTGTAATCATATTTTTTCAATAAAAAACTATACAGTATCAATAAAATCAATATATAAATTATCTTTATTCCATTTTTTTTGTTTAATTTCATATGTGCCTCTTTTCAAAAGAAACTATTCTAAATTATAATTGTTTTATTATACCATTTTTTTATTTTATTTACAACACTACCGAAAATTAATACACAACGTTTATTTTAATAAAATAACTAATACCAAT
Coding sequences:
- a CDS encoding glycosyltransferase, producing MIYDFTPTIVPQTHKEETKIFYKVFLDRTYKLSNAVFYGGKTAMLDGLKYAKDNSLPEREGIPVKFGSDVTVKLNLDDKKLREKVFEKYNIDKSYIMAVGSIEARKNHDILYQAYLELMKMAEDLPQMIFCGYPGWKTEELLERLERDERIKNKIIIITPDDTELEILYKNSLFTVLASLYEGWSLTLPESLNYGKFCIASDVAPLKEIGGDFIDYANPYNAKEWAEKILYYYRNLDKLEEKNRNIEENWKSITWEECAKNVAKELKNFY
- a CDS encoding glycosyltransferase, producing the protein MSVWMDLTNTMRTWKGGCVGIVRAELEIAKNLKKKNPEIRFCVSEEIGFSEIKSEELEWLWNSDSVSDAYIKHFNRNNKNDEFKIPEGLKKAINTSPARIERVKILKKLVNSKLHGIKKLIAMVITNSIYIPLKIISKFNNEFRNSLSNKKESCEFIHPFKENDIIFSCGWYTSNKEYQYSRLKSSLQNIKLIYLVYDLVLVKKGLKHLYDGQKIFSKYLTWISTNCDYIFYGGETAKKDAEEFFKENKLPIKKGFPVKFGSNIIRSTGSCSKEDVLKKYSISNDYILAVGSIDPKKNYMTIYRAYKLMLQSLPEEKIPQLVIVGGHPTGLTGEFIENDTELSKKITLITPSDEELDVIYRNCKFTILPTVYEGWSLTLPESLSYGKFCLCSDVAPLREIAGELSDYVETMDSVEWMNKILYYNENNEILKSYSEKIEKNWKSITWKDCGQKVNEYLLQIADENLKYNGKIYYDLTLIWHSIFSKSNVSGILRTQLQLAKNLISEINNIEYIVLLDDKYIILDKYSINQLFSSKSIEEGFKELSHQIKWLTTQKSSAIYEKKKMLSRNEKFGEAIWLMVSLFPSKIQKMMVKHIDKIKEKKEYK
- the gmd gene encoding GDP-mannose 4,6-dehydratase; protein product: MKRALITGITGQDGSYLAELLLEKGYEVYGLIRRKSVTTFGNIEHRKNDIKFIYADMTDLVSLVNAMKISQADEVYNLAAQSFVGTSWEQPGATADIDGIGALNMLEAIRTVKPEARFYQASTSEMFGLVQAIPQNEDTPFYPRSPYGVAKLYGHWITKNYRESYDMYACSGILFNHESERRGKEFVTRKITDAVARIKLGVQDVLELGNLDAKRDWGHAKDYVRAMWLMLQQNKADDYVVATNETRTVREFVERAFKYVDMDIIWEGKDEKEIGKDSKTGKTVVRVNPKFFRPAEVDILIGNPAKAEATLGWKREIPFTELVERMVKNDLELVGKEIKLNSY
- a CDS encoding NAD(P)-dependent oxidoreductase; amino-acid sequence: MRKKRVLITGASGFIGQFVLKEMLKNEDIDFFAIDTRKIPNISIEKQELISLLDKEKLMEIIKRYKPNVIIHLAAIALVTHDNVGEIYNVNVQGTENLLEVTQEYCDKGTRVILASTAGVYGNQKVEKYKEDLPYNPANNYSYSKMITEYLGKRYKDDLEIVTIRPFNIIGVGQSENFLIPKLVEHFANRKEKLSVGNISSFRDYVDVEYCAEVIMELVLREKIDFDILNICSGIPTSGEMILQLLQEMTSFKPEIEISKNFVRKNEVWRMIGDTTRLSEFMNGKKSQSVKDILLKMLDYYKNK
- a CDS encoding mannose-1-phosphate guanylyltransferase, which gives rise to MISVVIMAGGKGERFWPKSRVNMPKQFLSLTDDGKSMIQHTVERLKDIVEFENIYVVTNELYKGLVSDHIPSIPKENIIVEPVAKNTAPCIGLAAIHIAKKNPDSKMIVLPADHLIKFNEIFTDTLKTALDVVENGDNLATIGITPNYPETGYGYINFKRGDSLPSIKNVYEVLKFEEKPNIEKAKEYLASGQYLWNSGMFVWKTSTILNNFKEHLPKIYKGLKVIEKSIGTDEYEEVLKEEFVKLPSESIDYGIMEKAKNIYVVPGNFGWDDVGSWLSLERIKKSNQDGNVISGNVISIKTKNTVVQGSDKLIATIGLEDMIIVDTEDAILICNKDNTQEVKEVINNLKICNRTEYL
- a CDS encoding exopolysaccharide biosynthesis polyprenyl glycosylphosphotransferase; translated protein: MKLNKKNGIKIIYILILLILYSFLLKKYDYTIRYLTNFLFIIFIFVNFIFGQLDFYAERFRLKDIFINFGIDFIFSAMIFLFLKDWDIFIIFFIIFLFQTIFRRIACLKYVKKSNVLIFGSNHIANNVQEDLINDLDYNYVGYISNNKSRATKYLLGNYDEMEKIIEEKEINTLVIVKDIKNPSFKNYLKRLFDLKINGLKVLSYKEFNESIQKKIDIEQINEEWLLESNGFDILNNESQRNIKRGLDLIIAIILMVLTSPIALVAAIIIKIESKGPVIFKQLRIGENGKKFKIYKFRSMKIHDEKKYPKYTLDNDDRITKFGKFMRKTRIDELPQLFCIMKGTMSFVGPRPEWDLLVEEYKEKIPYYNLRHMIKPGITGWAQVMYPYGESVEDAKRKLEYDLYYLKHQDLILDVLTIMKTAKIVIFGKGK